Proteins encoded within one genomic window of Thioploca ingrica:
- a CDS encoding protein-disulfide reductase, with amino-acid sequence MRPLLLLTLFSWLLTGNLYAEVATNQSEKLVGDTQQLDPLSSPKKPSFALEPQTSDLPVGESSPLPSQSAEQPFNLPSATSEDSLSENNKVLPPDEAFIFSTSLEEATVLVAHWQIAADHYLYRDKFKFALIDGGVLGEPQFPPGTTKEDIKYGLIEIYEHTVAIKLPLKETQGLDHLTLKVTYQGCAEDKLCYPPIEKTTIIDLPNLTTTSIGADSKIDVSQPNQSEAKESESSLKSYFKKLSVLLGLTPPDKRFLDPEQAFIFSAVFSNPDYLTLRWQIAEGYYLYRNKLHFFLQSPGQLGTPLLPTGIFHQDKVSGKIEVYQQPVLEIQLPIKTNGSSTVTLQVEYQGCAIAGLCYAPIKKTIDLTKNRYPQIKLAKATSFKLKTVVSNPPLAEQDRIANLLAQANKFYTIMMFFGLGLLLSFTPCVFPMIPILSSIIVGQGERVTTYKAFLMSISYVLAMAITYATIGVLTGLLGENLQATFQQSWVLIAFALVFVALALSMFGCYELQMPVTLQTHFTTLSNRQAGGTLIGVAIMGVLSALIVGPCIAAPLMGALIYIGQTGDALLGGLALFSMSLGMGIPLIIVGVSAGHWLPKAGEWMEIIRSIFGVMLLAIAIWMLDRVVPPAITMLLTASLFIIAGVYMGALDNIKIGVSGWLRLWKGLGIILLVYGILLLIGLASGNNHLLQPLQHLRLNQTLASNSNEITQSSLFKSIKGLAGLTTELTAATQQGKPVMLDFYADWCVSCKEMEHFTFADPQVQQLLSHFVLLRTDVTSNDEQDKILYKYFGIYGPPAILFFDSHRQEQRAYRVIGFMPAEQFRQHLKQIQPL; translated from the coding sequence ACTCGTTAAGTGAGAATAATAAAGTTCTTCCGCCCGATGAAGCTTTTATTTTTTCCACTTCCTTAGAAGAAGCGACTGTTTTAGTCGCACATTGGCAAATTGCAGCCGATCATTATCTTTATCGAGATAAATTTAAATTTGCTTTGATAGACGGTGGGGTTTTAGGTGAACCACAATTTCCGCCGGGAACAACGAAAGAAGATATTAAATATGGTCTGATTGAAATTTATGAACACACGGTGGCTATCAAATTGCCTTTGAAAGAAACTCAAGGTTTAGACCACCTGACGCTAAAAGTAACCTACCAAGGTTGTGCTGAAGACAAATTATGTTACCCGCCCATCGAAAAAACGACAATTATTGACTTACCCAACCTAACCACTACTTCCATCGGGGCAGATTCTAAAATCGATGTTAGTCAACCTAATCAAAGTGAAGCTAAAGAGTCAGAATCGAGTTTAAAAAGTTACTTTAAAAAGTTAAGTGTTCTGTTAGGATTAACTCCGCCGGATAAACGCTTTCTTGATCCAGAACAAGCCTTTATTTTTTCTGCCGTATTTTCCAATCCTGACTATCTTACCCTGCGTTGGCAAATTGCGGAAGGTTATTATCTGTATCGAAATAAGTTACACTTTTTCTTGCAAAGTCCTGGTCAATTAGGTACTCCACTATTACCAACGGGTATCTTTCATCAAGATAAAGTATCAGGTAAGATCGAGGTTTATCAACAACCCGTGCTTGAAATCCAGCTACCCATTAAAACTAACGGTTCATCAACAGTGACCTTACAAGTCGAATATCAGGGTTGTGCTATAGCCGGTTTATGTTATGCTCCGATAAAGAAAACCATTGATTTAACAAAAAATCGTTATCCTCAAATAAAACTCGCCAAAGCAACTTCTTTTAAGTTAAAAACGGTTGTTTCCAACCCACCGCTGGCTGAGCAAGACCGAATTGCCAATCTACTCGCTCAGGCAAATAAGTTCTACACCATCATGATGTTTTTTGGTTTAGGTTTATTACTGTCATTTACCCCCTGCGTTTTTCCAATGATTCCCATCCTGTCGAGCATTATCGTTGGACAAGGCGAGCGAGTCACGACTTATAAAGCTTTTCTCATGTCAATCAGTTACGTCTTGGCTATGGCCATAACCTATGCCACTATTGGGGTATTAACGGGGTTACTGGGAGAAAATTTACAAGCGACTTTCCAACAAAGTTGGGTACTTATTGCTTTTGCTTTGGTATTTGTTGCTTTGGCTTTATCCATGTTTGGTTGTTATGAATTGCAAATGCCAGTGACTTTACAAACTCATTTCACTACTTTAAGTAATCGCCAAGCCGGCGGTACTTTAATTGGTGTAGCCATTATGGGCGTTTTATCCGCACTCATTGTTGGTCCCTGTATCGCCGCGCCTTTAATGGGAGCTCTAATTTATATTGGTCAAACCGGTGATGCCTTACTGGGTGGATTGGCCTTATTTTCTATGAGTCTTGGGATGGGTATTCCATTGATTATTGTCGGTGTTTCTGCTGGGCATTGGTTACCGAAAGCCGGTGAGTGGATGGAAATTATCCGCTCAATTTTTGGGGTGATGCTACTCGCTATCGCTATTTGGATGCTGGATCGAGTCGTTCCGCCCGCAATCACCATGTTATTAACCGCCAGCTTATTCATTATCGCGGGGGTTTACATGGGCGCCTTGGATAATATTAAAATTGGCGTTTCTGGTTGGCTACGGTTGTGGAAAGGATTGGGAATTATTCTGTTGGTCTACGGTATATTACTTCTCATTGGTTTAGCCAGCGGCAATAATCACCTGTTACAACCACTCCAACATCTCCGTCTTAATCAAACGCTAGCGAGTAACTCGAATGAGATTACTCAATCGTCATTATTCAAATCAATTAAAGGCTTAGCTGGATTAACCACAGAGTTAACCGCTGCTACCCAACAAGGTAAACCCGTTATGCTTGATTTTTACGCCGATTGGTGCGTCTCTTGTAAAGAAATGGAACACTTTACCTTTGCCGATCCCCAAGTTCAACAGTTGCTTTCTCACTTCGTGTTACTGCGAACCGATGTCACCTCGAATGATGAACAGGATAAAATATTATATAAATATTTTGGTATTTACGGTCCACCGGCGATTTTATTTTTTGATTCCCATAGACAAGAACAACGTGCCTATCGAGTCATCGGCTTTATGCCAGCAGAGCAATTTCGTCAACACTTAAAACAGATACAACCGTTATGA
- a CDS encoding redoxin domain-containing protein, which produces MKKPAYFIAFTLLFLLGLVSISGYWGYKLLLAQEELVRRPDFTLPDLKGKNRHNSEWNGKVVVVNFWATWCPPCIQEIPQFVNIQKKYADRGLQFVGIALDTPEHVKDFVQRMKINYPILVAEEDEVIEVANQFGDHAGVLPFTAIVDRQGNMVLQTPGEMDQATIEKIIKPLL; this is translated from the coding sequence ATGAAAAAACCAGCTTATTTCATCGCGTTTACGCTTTTATTTTTGCTTGGCTTAGTGAGTATCAGTGGTTATTGGGGATATAAGCTATTACTTGCACAAGAAGAACTGGTACGCCGCCCAGATTTTACGCTTCCCGATTTAAAGGGTAAAAATCGGCATAATTCGGAATGGAATGGCAAAGTGGTGGTGGTTAACTTTTGGGCAACCTGGTGCCCACCCTGTATCCAAGAAATTCCTCAATTTGTTAACATCCAGAAAAAATATGCTGATCGGGGATTGCAATTTGTAGGCATTGCTTTAGATACACCAGAACATGTCAAAGATTTTGTTCAGCGGATGAAAATTAATTACCCCATTTTAGTAGCTGAAGAAGACGAAGTGATTGAAGTAGCAAATCAATTTGGCGATCATGCCGGGGTGTTGCCTTTTACGGCGATAGTTGATCGTCAGGGCAATATGGTTTTACAAACTCCCGGGGAAATGGATCAAGCAACCATAGAAAAAATTATTAAACCGTTGTTATAG
- a CDS encoding VCBS repeat-containing protein, which produces MNSKKTDSFPESKTNTLNKWCISLLSLGLISGSVLAGSTNTTLPNGAVCTATIASPLTGAEFSLPTGNPTMDIPVAGSASITESTHLTASFIYVMDISSSTASGSGTGCAPILKCEQQFLKALNQEIITQGVSNEVGLVVYSATAAAADMKPTGNVQLITAPNAGDGTYSSYVNTVVDSATSSASAHSKITQFTTYNNLGRNNSTDCRKGLESALTVANATTHSPKIVVFTSDGICNEGTQAQFNAAVTALKNAGVIVHSIAVGAESSCTTNQGSGSLAQMAVNGGSCFQIPDPGQLPDIIPNFIRPVLDSLELQVDGGTPIPIPNSGINLPLPKSAPVTVNYTTLAQSLAAGSHNICVTANCSEPQGSGSAKQCETINIKAANVNHNPVANPDSYTVNEDEALSGNVLGNDTDPDNNPLTVTAHTSPGHGTLVINPDGSFTYTPNPNYCGQDGFSYTVSDGQNPAGTSTAAVTINVTCVNDSPGAVNDSYTTNEDMTLTVPVNGILGNDTDMDAGDVLTVVVPTASQPSHGTLTQNPDGSLTYTPNANFCGEDSYTYQAKDPADAQSNLATVTITVTCVNDPPVANPDSYTTNEDETLTVQATGVLGNDTDSDMGDVLTVVIPTTQPSHGTLTQNADGSLTYIPNANFCGEDSFTYKAMDTTSAQSDPAVVTITVTCLNDPPVANPDSYTTNEDQPLTVPATGVLANDNDGGDGGPLTIPSYTQPSHGTVTLNQDGSFTYTPVANFSGTDSYTYTISDGQATSTATVTITVTGVNDPPVAVEDSYTTNEDQPLTMAAPGVLANDNDGGDGGPLTVVSITQPSHGTLAHNQNGAFTYTPEANFSGTDSFTYTTSDDGGTSTSTATVTITITEVNDPPVAANDSYTTGEDQPLTVPANGVLANDNDGGDGGALTVVSNTQPSHGTVTQNPDGSFTYTPAANFSGTDSFTYTMSDDGGTSTSTATVTITVTEVNDPPVAVNDSYTTGEDQPLTVPATGVLVNDNDGGDGGPLSVTSNTQPSHGTVTQNPDGSFTYTSEANFFGTDSFTYTISDGQDTSTATVTITVTDINDPPVAANDNYSATEDQPLTVPAPTGVLANDNDGGDGGPLMVVSNTQPNHGTVTLDSDGSFTYTPNANFDSVDSFAYTISDGQDTSTATVTINVASVNDPPVAVDDNYTATEDQPLTITAPGILGNDTDGGDGGPLSVVSVTQPSHGTLAYNQDGAFTYTPNANFSGPDSFTYTISDGQATSTATVTINVTSVNDPLIALDDNYTTTEDVPLTISAPGVLSNDTDPDGGSLSVTPIINQPTTHGTVTLNPDGSFTYTPTTNFSGVDSFTYQVSDGQDTSTATVTITVTGVNDPPLAANDSYNTNEDQPLTIPAPGVLGNDTDPDSDPLTVTLTTPTSHGTVTLNPDGSFTYTPAANFSGTDSYTYTVSDGQATSTATVTIQINGDNDPPLAANDSYTTNEDQPLTIAVPGVLANDTDLDGDPLTVTLTTPTSHGAVTLNSDGSFTYTPNANFSGTDIFSYTVSDGQATSTATVTITVTGENDPPVAANDSYTTNEDQALTIAAPGVLGNDTDADGDSLTVTLTTPTSHGTVTLNPDGSFTYTPNANFSGTDSFSYTISDGQATSTATVTITVTGVNDPPVAANDSYTTNENQPLTIAAPGVLANDTDLEGNPLTVGSNTQPSHGTTTQNANGSFTYTPNANFSGTDSYTYTISDGQATSTATVTITVIDVPHPPVAANDSYTVNEDQTLTITAPGVLGNDTDLDGDPLTVTLTTPTSHGTVTLNSNGSFTYTPNANYCGIDSFSYMASDGQATDPATVTINVTCINDPPLAVGNSYSIGQGQTLTVPAPGVLTNDTDADGDTLTVTLNTSTSHGTITLNPDGSFTYTPQPKFFGTDIYTYTITDQAGATSTTTVTIQVIYLNIPPVAVNDNYTIAEDKTLTIVAPGVLTNDSNGGVGTLKVVSNTSPSYGTLTQGAGGRVVYKPNANFHGTDSYTYTISNGRATSTATVTINVTSVNDPPKAVNDSYVVFKNQPLLIAAPGVLINDTDVEGDLLTVISNTAPNRGTVTLNPDGSFVYAPKVNYVGNASFKYTISDGQGGTATGTVNFVVQCQSCPTCTCP; this is translated from the coding sequence ATGAACTCAAAAAAAACCGATTCTTTTCCGGAGAGTAAAACCAATACACTCAATAAGTGGTGTATAAGTTTATTATCTCTAGGTCTCATATCTGGCTCAGTATTGGCTGGTTCCACTAACACCACACTACCCAATGGTGCTGTTTGTACCGCAACGATTGCTTCACCACTGACGGGAGCTGAATTTTCACTACCGACGGGCAATCCAACTATGGATATTCCGGTAGCTGGTTCCGCCAGTATAACTGAAAGTACCCATTTAACCGCCAGTTTCATCTACGTGATGGATATATCTAGTAGTACTGCCTCTGGTAGTGGTACCGGTTGTGCACCGATTTTGAAATGTGAACAACAATTTCTAAAAGCACTTAATCAAGAGATCATCACCCAAGGTGTCAGCAATGAAGTTGGCCTGGTAGTCTATTCTGCAACTGCAGCGGCGGCTGATATGAAACCGACGGGCAATGTGCAGTTGATAACTGCACCAAATGCTGGTGATGGAACGTATTCTTCTTATGTGAATACCGTGGTTGATTCCGCAACAAGTTCTGCTAGCGCTCACAGCAAAATTACTCAATTTACTACCTATAATAATTTAGGACGTAATAATAGTACCGACTGTAGAAAGGGTCTCGAAAGTGCCTTGACTGTGGCAAATGCTACCACCCATAGCCCTAAGATTGTGGTGTTCACTTCGGATGGCATTTGCAATGAAGGTACGCAGGCCCAGTTTAATGCTGCCGTTACAGCCCTAAAAAATGCCGGTGTGATTGTTCATTCGATTGCGGTTGGAGCCGAGAGTTCATGCACAACCAATCAGGGATCGGGAAGCCTAGCCCAAATGGCGGTAAATGGTGGATCATGTTTTCAAATCCCTGATCCGGGTCAGTTGCCCGATATCATTCCAAACTTTATTAGGCCCGTACTCGATTCACTTGAGCTTCAAGTCGATGGTGGTACGCCCATCCCGATTCCTAACAGCGGAATTAATTTGCCTTTACCAAAGTCTGCGCCGGTAACAGTTAATTATACTACGTTGGCACAAAGCCTAGCCGCTGGCTCTCATAACATCTGCGTGACCGCGAATTGTTCCGAACCACAAGGCTCCGGCAGTGCGAAACAATGCGAAACTATTAATATTAAAGCAGCAAATGTTAATCATAATCCCGTAGCGAATCCCGATAGCTATACGGTGAATGAAGATGAGGCTCTCTCGGGCAATGTCTTAGGCAATGACACCGATCCAGATAACAATCCTTTGACCGTGACTGCTCATACTTCTCCCGGTCATGGTACGCTGGTGATAAACCCCGATGGTTCCTTCACCTACACGCCTAACCCCAACTATTGTGGTCAAGATGGCTTTAGTTATACGGTCTCTGATGGTCAGAATCCGGCGGGTACGAGTACTGCTGCGGTAACGATTAATGTGACTTGCGTTAATGATTCCCCCGGCGCGGTGAACGATAGCTATACCACGAATGAAGATATGACACTCACGGTTCCGGTAAATGGCATCCTGGGCAATGACACCGATATGGATGCAGGTGATGTCTTAACCGTGGTGGTTCCTACTGCTTCTCAGCCCAGTCATGGTACGCTCACCCAGAACCCAGATGGTTCACTTACCTATACACCTAACGCTAACTTTTGTGGTGAAGATAGCTATACTTATCAAGCAAAAGATCCAGCAGATGCGCAAAGTAATCTCGCCACCGTGACAATTACAGTCACTTGCGTTAATGATCCTCCCGTAGCGAACCCGGATAGTTATACCACGAATGAAGATGAAACCCTCACGGTGCAGGCAACTGGCGTCTTGGGCAATGATACCGATTCGGATATGGGTGATGTTTTAACGGTGGTTATTCCTACCACTCAGCCCAGTCATGGTACGCTCACCCAGAACGCGGATGGTTCACTTACCTATATACCTAACGCTAACTTCTGCGGTGAAGATAGTTTTACCTATAAGGCCATGGATACCACCAGCGCACAAAGTGATCCCGCTGTGGTAACGATTACGGTAACTTGCCTCAATGATCCCCCAGTAGCGAACCCGGATAGTTATACCACGAATGAAGATCAGCCCCTCACGGTTCCGGCAACGGGCGTCTTAGCTAATGACAACGATGGTGGCGATGGTGGACCATTGACAATTCCTTCGTATACCCAGCCGAGTCATGGTACAGTTACGCTAAACCAAGATGGTTCCTTCACCTATACACCTGTAGCCAATTTCTCCGGTACCGATAGCTACACTTATACGATCTCGGATGGTCAAGCAACCAGTACCGCCACGGTAACGATTACGGTCACTGGCGTTAATGATCCTCCCGTAGCAGTGGAGGATAGCTATACCACTAATGAAGATCAGCCACTCACGATGGCTGCACCTGGCGTCTTGGCTAATGACAATGATGGCGGCGATGGTGGGCCATTGACGGTAGTTTCTATTACCCAACCTAGTCATGGTACGCTTGCTCATAACCAGAATGGTGCCTTCACCTACACACCGGAAGCCAACTTCTCCGGTACCGATAGCTTTACTTATACGACCTCGGATGATGGTGGTACAAGTACGAGTACGGCCACGGTAACGATTACGATCACTGAAGTTAATGATCCCCCGGTAGCGGCGAATGATAGCTATACCACGGGTGAAGATCAGCCTCTTACGGTTCCGGCAAACGGTGTTTTAGCCAATGACAACGATGGTGGTGATGGCGGAGCTTTGACTGTGGTTTCCAATACGCAGCCCAGTCATGGTACAGTGACTCAGAACCCGGATGGTTCTTTCACTTACACCCCTGCAGCCAACTTCTCCGGTACCGATAGCTTTACTTATACGATGTCGGATGATGGTGGTACCAGTACAAGTACGGCCACAGTAACAATTACTGTCACTGAGGTTAATGATCCCCCAGTAGCGGTAAATGATAGCTATACCACGGGTGAAGATCAGCCTCTCACAGTTCCGGCAACGGGCGTCTTAGTCAATGACAACGATGGTGGTGATGGCGGACCTTTGAGCGTAACTTCCAATACTCAGCCCAGTCATGGTACAGTGACTCAGAATCCAGATGGTTCTTTTACCTACACATCTGAAGCCAACTTCTTCGGTACTGATAGCTTTACTTATACGATCTCGGACGGTCAGGATACCAGTACCGCTACGGTAACGATTACGGTCACTGACATTAATGATCCTCCCGTAGCAGCGAATGATAACTATTCCGCGACTGAAGATCAGCCACTCACAGTTCCTGCACCTACTGGCGTTTTAGCCAATGATAATGATGGTGGTGACGGCGGGCCATTAATGGTGGTTTCTAATACTCAGCCCAATCATGGTACGGTTACGCTGGACTCAGATGGTTCCTTCACCTACACCCCGAACGCCAATTTCGATAGTGTTGATAGCTTTGCCTATACGATCTCGGATGGTCAGGATACCAGTACCGCCACGGTAACGATTAATGTCGCTAGTGTTAATGATCCTCCAGTAGCAGTGGATGATAACTATACCGCGACTGAAGATCAGCCCCTCACGATTACAGCACCGGGTATCTTAGGCAATGACACCGATGGTGGCGATGGCGGGCCTTTGAGCGTGGTTTCAGTTACCCAGCCCAGTCATGGTACGCTTGCTTATAACCAGGATGGTGCCTTCACTTACACACCTAACGCCAATTTCTCCGGTCCCGATAGCTTTACTTATACGATCTCGGACGGTCAGGCGACGAGTACCGCCACGGTAACGATTAATGTTACGAGCGTTAATGATCCCTTGATAGCGTTAGATGATAACTATACCACGACTGAAGATGTACCACTGACGATTTCAGCACCTGGTGTCTTGAGTAATGATACGGATCCAGACGGCGGTTCCTTAAGCGTCACTCCTATTATTAACCAACCAACCACTCATGGTACGGTTACGCTAAACCCGGATGGTTCCTTCACCTATACACCGACCACCAACTTCTCGGGTGTTGATAGCTTTACTTATCAGGTCTCTGATGGTCAGGATACGAGTACCGCCACCGTAACAATTACGGTCACCGGTGTGAATGATCCCCCATTAGCAGCGAATGATAGCTATAACACGAATGAAGATCAGCCACTGACGATTCCAGCACCTGGCGTCTTGGGTAATGACACGGATCCAGACAGCGATCCCTTGACAGTCACTTTGACTACTCCAACCAGTCATGGTACGGTTACGCTAAACCCGGATGGTTCCTTCACTTACACCCCGGCAGCTAACTTCTCGGGTACTGATAGCTATACTTATACGGTCTCGGATGGTCAGGCAACCAGTACTGCCACGGTAACAATTCAGATTAATGGCGATAATGATCCTCCATTAGCGGCGAATGATAGCTATACCACCAATGAAGATCAGCCACTGACGATTGCGGTACCTGGCGTCTTAGCCAATGATACCGATCTAGACGGCGATCCCTTGACAGTCACTTTGACTACGCCGACCAGTCATGGTGCAGTTACGCTAAACTCGGATGGTTCCTTCACCTACACGCCGAACGCCAACTTCTCGGGTACCGATATCTTTAGTTATACGGTCTCGGATGGTCAGGCAACGAGTACTGCTACGGTAACAATTACGGTCACTGGCGAAAATGATCCCCCAGTAGCGGCGAATGATAGCTATACCACCAATGAAGATCAGGCACTGACGATTGCGGCACCTGGCGTTTTGGGTAATGATACGGATGCAGATGGTGATTCCTTGACAGTCACTTTGACTACCCCGACCAGTCATGGTACGGTTACGCTAAACCCAGATGGTTCCTTTACCTACACGCCGAACGCCAACTTCTCGGGTACCGATAGCTTTAGTTATACGATCTCGGATGGTCAGGCAACCAGTACCGCCACCGTAACAATTACAGTTACCGGCGTGAATGATCCCCCAGTAGCAGCGAATGATAGCTATACCACCAATGAAAATCAGCCACTGACGATTGCGGCACCTGGCGTCTTAGCCAATGATACCGATCTAGAGGGCAATCCCTTGACTGTGGGTTCCAATACTCAGCCCAGTCATGGTACAACCACTCAAAATGCGAATGGCTCTTTTACCTACACACCTAACGCCAACTTCTCGGGTACTGATAGCTATACTTATACGATCTCCGATGGTCAGGCGACGAGTACTGCTACGGTAACGATTACGGTTATTGACGTGCCTCATCCACCAGTAGCGGCAAATGATAGCTATACTGTAAATGAAGATCAGACACTCACGATTACGGCACCTGGCGTCTTGGGCAATGATACGGATCTAGACGGCGATCCCTTAACAGTCACTTTGACTACGCCAACTAGTCATGGTACGGTAACGCTTAACTCAAATGGTTCCTTTACTTACACGCCTAACGCTAACTATTGTGGTATAGATAGCTTTAGTTATATGGCCTCGGATGGTCAAGCGACGGATCCCGCAACGGTAACGATTAATGTCACTTGCATCAATGATCCACCGCTAGCAGTGGGTAATAGCTATAGCATAGGTCAAGGTCAGACTCTCACGGTTCCGGCACCTGGCGTCTTAACTAATGACACGGATGCAGATGGCGATACCTTGACAGTCACTTTGAATACGTCGACCAGTCATGGAACAATTACGCTAAACCCGGATGGTTCCTTCACCTACACGCCTCAACCTAAATTCTTTGGTACCGATATCTATACTTATACGATCACGGATCAAGCTGGGGCAACGAGTACCACCACGGTAACGATTCAGGTGATTTACCTTAATATCCCACCGGTAGCCGTGAATGATAATTATACCATAGCTGAAGATAAGACTCTCACGATTGTGGCACCTGGGGTCTTGACCAATGATAGTAATGGTGGCGTGGGTACTTTGAAAGTTGTTTCAAATACTTCTCCCAGTTATGGTACCCTCACTCAGGGTGCGGGTGGTAGAGTGGTCTATAAGCCTAACGCCAACTTCCATGGTACCGATAGCTATACTTATACGATCTCCAATGGTCGGGCAACGAGTACCGCTACCGTGACGATTAATGTCACTAGCGTTAATGACCCACCCAAGGCAGTAAATGACAGCTATGTTGTGTTTAAAAATCAGCCCCTGCTGATTGCAGCACCGGGTGTCTTGATTAATGATACCGATGTAGAAGGCGATCTCTTGACGGTGATTTCTAATACCGCTCCTAATCGGGGTACCGTCACGCTGAATCCAGATGGTTCCTTCGTTTACGCGCCTAAAGTTAATTATGTGGGTAATGCCAGCTTTAAATATACGATCTCGGATGGTCAAGGTGGTACGGCTACGGGTACTGTCAATTTCGTAGTACAGTGTCAGTCGTGCCCGACTTGCACGTGCCCATAG
- a CDS encoding response regulator receiver protein — translation MNKEQVILIVDDNPDNLALVGNILKKSNHRLLFAQSGVHALKAIYDKQPDLILLDVMMPDLDGFAVCKQLKQDTNFADIPIIFLTAKAEKDNVIAGLELGAVDYITKPFNSKELITRVDTHLELKMAKEDLKQRVAELSMAKIELAHKVEELNQANLTKDKFFSIISHDLMNPFSGLIGFASLLVDKNQSLNDKQRDECIDHIFQLSKQGLNLLTNLLDWSRSQTGRMEVTPMHLNLKSIVDGNIKLLHNQVTAKQIQFFSTIDSKQTVFADERMLTTIIRNLLSNAIKFTPDRGEITVSAQEKDNYLEILIADTGIGMTAEILDKIFRIDVSHTTKGTHGERGTGLGLILCKEFIEKNQGTITATSEQGKGSQFYVCFPKDNPS, via the coding sequence ATGAATAAAGAACAAGTGATCTTAATTGTCGATGACAATCCGGACAATCTCGCGTTGGTAGGAAATATTCTGAAAAAAAGCAACCATCGGTTACTGTTTGCTCAAAGTGGTGTTCATGCTTTAAAAGCAATCTACGATAAACAACCGGATCTCATTTTACTGGATGTCATGATGCCCGATTTAGATGGTTTTGCGGTTTGTAAACAGTTAAAGCAAGATACCAATTTTGCCGATATTCCGATTATTTTTTTAACCGCTAAAGCGGAAAAAGATAACGTAATTGCTGGCTTAGAATTAGGCGCCGTTGATTACATTACTAAACCATTTAATAGTAAAGAGTTAATCACTCGGGTTGATACCCATCTTGAGCTTAAAATGGCTAAAGAAGATCTCAAGCAAAGAGTTGCAGAATTAAGTATGGCCAAAATAGAACTCGCTCACAAAGTCGAGGAGTTAAACCAAGCTAATTTAACCAAAGATAAATTTTTTTCGATTATTTCGCATGATTTAATGAATCCATTTAGCGGACTAATTGGTTTTGCTTCACTATTGGTAGATAAAAATCAATCATTAAATGATAAACAACGAGATGAATGTATTGATCATATTTTTCAATTGTCTAAGCAAGGTCTGAATTTATTAACTAATCTACTGGATTGGTCAAGGTCACAAACCGGTCGAATGGAAGTGACCCCAATGCACTTAAATTTGAAAAGTATTGTCGATGGCAATATTAAATTATTACATAATCAGGTCACCGCTAAACAAATTCAGTTTTTTTCCACCATTGATAGTAAACAGACTGTTTTTGCGGATGAACGGATGTTAACTACGATTATTCGCAATTTACTTTCTAATGCCATCAAATTCACCCCCGATCGGGGCGAGATAACCGTTTCTGCTCAAGAAAAAGACAATTACCTGGAGATATTAATTGCGGATACCGGCATCGGCATGACGGCAGAAATTCTGGATAAGATCTTTAGAATTGATGTAAGTCATACCACCAAAGGGACTCATGGAGAAAGAGGTACTGGCTTAGGACTGATTTTATGCAAAGAATTTATCGAAAAAAATCAGGGTACGATAACCGCGACCAGTGAACAAGGTAAAGGTAGCCAATTTTATGTATGTTTTCCCAAAGATAACCCGTCGTAA